The proteins below are encoded in one region of Chiloscyllium plagiosum isolate BGI_BamShark_2017 chromosome 7, ASM401019v2, whole genome shotgun sequence:
- the dbi gene encoding acyl-CoA-binding protein, producing MEEGDFERAAEEVKQLKSQPSDDEMLAVYSLYKQATVGDVNTDRPGIFDLKGKAKWDAWNARKGTTKEEAMAMYISKVQELKEKYGMN from the exons ATGGAAGAG GGTGATTTTGAAAGGGCAGCAGAAGAAGTTAAACAACTCAagtcacaaccatctgatgatgAAATGTTGGCTGTCTACAGTCTATACAAACAGGCAACAGTTGGAGATGTGAATACAG ATCGTCCCGGCATATTTGATCTAAAAGGAAAGGCCAAGTGGGATGCGTGGAATGCACGTAAAG GAACAACTAAAGAAGAAGCAATGGCAATGTACATCTCAAAAGTTCAAGAGCTGAAGGAAAAGTATGGAATGaattaa